One window of the Streptomyces sp. TS71-3 genome contains the following:
- a CDS encoding small secreted protein, whose product MEGGHPVKKKCASVLCGGAVLVLALSGCKGDTNKLDAWAKTVCDAVQPQAQKIGSANTAIQQQTSDTSKPSDVQKTDSKAFQDMSDAYKALASAVDRAGPPPSDGGEKKQQDAVKELNTTSASYAGLKKQVDGLDTEDQAKFADGLTGIATRLQQLGKSGNDALAKLEEGDLGKSMGKQQSCQKASTAPSTAAG is encoded by the coding sequence ATCGAAGGGGGCCATCCGGTGAAGAAGAAGTGTGCGTCCGTGCTGTGCGGCGGTGCGGTGTTGGTACTGGCGCTTTCGGGGTGCAAGGGCGACACGAACAAGCTCGACGCCTGGGCCAAGACGGTCTGTGACGCCGTGCAGCCGCAGGCCCAGAAGATCGGGTCGGCCAACACCGCCATCCAGCAGCAGACCTCGGACACCAGCAAGCCCTCGGACGTGCAGAAGACCGACTCCAAGGCATTCCAGGACATGTCCGACGCCTACAAGGCGCTCGCCTCCGCCGTGGATCGGGCCGGCCCGCCGCCCTCCGACGGCGGCGAGAAGAAGCAGCAGGACGCCGTCAAGGAGCTGAACACCACCTCCGCTTCCTACGCCGGTCTGAAGAAGCAGGTCGACGGCCTGGACACCGAGGACCAGGCCAAGTTCGCGGACGGCCTCACCGGCATCGCCACCCGCCTCCAGCAGCTCGGCAAGAGCGGCAATGACGCCCTGGCGAAGCTGGAGGAGGGCGACCTCGGCAAGTCGATGGGGAAGCAGCAGAGCTGCCAGAAGGCGTCCACGGCACCGTCCACCGCAGCGGGCTGA